The DNA sequence ctccgtctgcttgttgttgttgtcatgagttgggcggtttcccttataAAAATGCCGTcccttctgccgcttggtttggtggccgccctgctgccactctcttttcttgtcAACTGGCGGAGCTGAGGGGGTTTATCAGCGGCTTCCTGGTGATTGGAAGATGGTTGTGCTGATTTTActggcgttgctggtggtggtgtttctccatatgtgatgaattccgcctgggcgtgaatgaccgcctcactcatgacgtggtcgtacgttgcattgggatggttgtagttgaggtgatagaggaacggtcccttgaggagtcccttcctgaaggctgCCGACGCCATAGTTTTGTCcaggtcgcggcactgagatgctgccgctcgccatcttgtgacaaaggccttcagtgactcgtcctccccctgtttgacgctgaacagctgacttgtgttgtgatgtccggcagACAATAGgatgaagcgggagaggaaagcatgcgacagCGCATGGAATGAGCCAACCGatcctggcggacattcaaaaaaccagttcattgcttcgccgtccaatgtttcgctgaacagatggcacagggtggcgtcgtcgaatcccttgttgttggtgaccttcttgaaggtgtccatgtggacaaagggatcggtcattccgccatatggcgacatttttggggtctttgcatatGTTGGCCTGACGGCCTGTAGGATCGCGGCGGAAAAGgggccgggtctggaagtgaacAGCGGGTTCCGAGTTGATGTCGGGACGCCCGtctccgcccggattaacctctgctccagttggtgcatcctttccaataacTGGGCGGTTGTATCGCCGGCGGAATCTGCCTGACTCCCCCGCCGAGTTGGCTTGCGTCTAGGTATGGGCGGATCATCCTCAGTCCTTGCCCTGACATTCAAGCTGTTGGCGTGCGGAAGGGATTCCGCCGTTTGTTCTAACATTAGTTGgggtatgggcggtggtcccattcctgacaaccctggtgggttcagcggtacgtGCGTTTGTATGACTGGCCCTGGCGCTGTCGTGCCGgcgctgggtcgactacgcctggtacTGCGTGACTGTTCGCTCTGTGCCGGGCGGTCGGTGGCCgccaaagtgttttttagttcctcaaaacgtgtcatGAGCGCAGCCACCTGTTTTTGGGCTTCGGCCTTCTCTCTACGCTCCTCCTCACGctccctgtttgccttatgaagatccgccagtgctatctcgtacatggtgacgagatcctGGCCTGACGGGCGGCTGCTGCCCGCGTTTGCCTCACCACCGGGattggccggggttgtgaatagtgcgcggttaacgccgatcgcggggtcggagggctggggaatggcggggagctccgcctgctcttcagcgtttcccccgctgtcgttagtcatgatgattgtagcgggatgacctttagttcaaggattcccacagacggcgccaatgttaatgtctgaaAGTCTAGCGGTGGCcaaaccttagttaacgctgatccggtgggcggatcgatacttgtattTATGTCGcaattcccgttacctgtcaagtaaaatacaacgggcgtcagagggagaccgcgctgggcggtcttcaactctccgatgcctaagttagtcaatgtatttatgttgacaaaataaccgtaggtaagtattgaatgcgtccgtaatgaagagagaggagagaaccttttataggtgagacagagactgatcttgtctttgctttcgatgtgggactgatatgcttcagttctcagtttcagaagcttctgatgcttaacttggcgcggcgcgtggcggcgcgtcggtggCGATCTGGAGGCGGTCCGACGCCGAGGCTGTAGCCCGCCTGGCAGTGTGttcgcatgtcattcctttggttggaattagtacctttggcggtacaatgagcatggcccgttatagctaattatgcttgcaaatgtacacgtATGTACAACGTAATTGGTAGGATGTCTTGGTTCAGGTGCAACTATAGTTCATGGAGTTCAAAGCTTGTGGGTTTCACAACCCCCTCCAAATATTCAATATGCAGCTATAGTGATTGGTGGTTCGTTTATTATTGAAGGCGCTTCTCTTGTTGTTTCCATACAAGCTGTCAAGAAAGGTGCTGCTGCTGAGGGCATGAAATTAAGAGACTATATATGGCGTGGTCATGATCCTACCTCTGTTGCAGTCATGACTGAGGATGGCGCTGCTGTAGCTGGTCTTGCTATTGCTGCAGCATCATTGGTTGCTGTAAATGTCACAGGAAATGGAATTTACAATCCTATAGGTTCAATTGTAGTTGGCAACCTTCTTAGAATGGTGGCTATCTTTCTGATACAAAGGAATCGACATGCTTTAATTGGTAGGGCAATGGATGACTATGATGTAGAAAAGGTTCTTCAGTTCTTGAAAAATGACCTGGTTGTCgattctttccttttatttgttttgcacgtggtgcattcttggtttTCCTTTTGCTGTTGGCATATTGTTTTGTGATATTGCAGTTTGTTATCTCTCTTTTCATCTCAATAAATTGTATAGATTTATACAGATTTTGAAATGGTATCACAAAatttacaggaaaaaaaaactggGTGCAAATATTACATGCTGTAAATATATCCTACAACCACATTTACGGCGTGTTTTGAGATCAATTACGGCGTGTTTCTGATATCAATTACGGCGTGCTTTGCTAtttcaaaatgaaataaaaaatctctaaaacccTTTTATGGCGTTCATTgttgtcttttacggcgtgcttttGAGATCAATTATGGCATGCTTTTGATATCAATTACGGCGCACATATTTGGTCATTTATGGCGCGCTttgtatttgaaaattgaaattaagaATCTCTAAAACCCTTTTACGGCGCTCTTTAATGTCTTTCACGGCGTGCTGGTAAGGTCTTTTACGGCGTTTCAGAAACATGCCGTAAAAGAGTTTTGTCTTTTACGGCATGTCCATTTACGACGCATTTTTGTGTGTTGTAAAATGTATTTTACGACGCTCTTTGCGGGCCATAAAAGACCATTTTTCTGGTAGTGCTAAACCATCTACAATCTGGTTAGATGTTTGGGGTGTGACTCTCTGCTTGTCAAATTGCACTTAAAAATCACAGAGGAAAACGTTGTAAAACAATCACACCAATTACATACCAAATCATAATCAAAGCTATAGAGAAAAGTTTGCTTTCCCTACCTCAAGCCGTAGCTTTCAGCAGGTAATACAGCCAATCAATTGCTACAGCAAATAAAATACCAATTGCTAACAACCACTTTGTATTTCACAAATCTAGCCACCTATATCAAATTTACAACAAATCACACCCAAACTCTTGGAAAGACTGAAACAGAACGAACTTACTTGAAAAGATAGGAAATTTGAACTTACTGGAGATAGCTACATACAAAGAAGGATTTCAGTGTTCTCCACCAACCACTTGGCTCCATCCTTCATAAATCCCACATAGCTGATGTCAAACTCCTTTTTGAACATGACGGGAGCAGCTGACCAATCCATAGAGAAGTTTGGGCAAGCTAGTGATGGCTTTTATGACATGAAGAGAATCACATTCCACCACTACGGGGTCTAGATTGAAGCAGTGATCGACGTCGTTATCTAATGAAACCTGATTTCGTTTCCTTTAAAACAAAGTCCATAATTTAGTTACTGAACCAACCAAAAAAACTATAAAGGAGCATGATACCTGCAATTGGAATCTGATAGATGGAAATGAGATCAATCATAACAAAATTGAGGGAATGATAACATCTTTTCTGAGATTGAGAGTGTACAATTTTATAGATATCCCATCAGAAAGATGAGATCTTTCCCACACAAAGCCATATTTTCCTCGGACCAAAATCTTGTATATGTGAGAAGCAGGAGCATAGTCCCTCCTCTTTGGACTTTGAGCATTGGGATTTTCTCTTCTCTATCAATCTTTTTTATGCTTCAATCATAATGCAAAGCTTGAGTTTGGTAATTTGGTGTTTCATGTAATTGTTTCATCTTTGAGctattagagcaactccaacaacttccccatattttgatttttctctattttatggaaaaatgagtctcttttgctcaaacagattctctataactatcactttttttttttttgaataaactaTCCCCATTTTAGGGAAGTggggataatgaccatttacacaatttttgggttaattaaccccacctaccaaaacactctaagagattgcccacttacacaatatcctatatatattttgcccatttacccaattaagtattttttattactttttatttagttttaggacaattttgccctctccttctttctcacttagagagagaagtcatcagaAACCTCGCCGGACTCCGTTGAAGGGTGGCCGATTGCGGActccgatgaccggaatccagcAACTGGTGACCTGAATCCGACATCCGCCTACGGGACCGGTgatcggattccggcgtctgattttatttccccctaataatatccagtaatcatattattgtcccccaataatcatattattgctcccccaataatcatattattgctccccaataatcatattattgccccccactaaTCAACGTGCCTTCCCGACGAGGTCATCATTAAGATCTTTCGGCGACTCGACTAGCCAAAATAGCAATGTTAGCCGAGACAAACCATGGGCTAGCCAAAGGAGTACCAAGATATGATGAAATAGTAGACCAGTCAATCCCAAAAGGCCATCCAAGGCATTTGATGTAGTACTAGCTCGTCCACATCGTCCAGACCCACAAGGGCACCTCAACGACGCCATTTTTGACTTCCACGCTCGGAAAAAGTACAGAGTACTCGACTTCTCAGACTCaatcttcttttcttcctcttcaacaTTTTTCTCATCATTTTTTACTACACCGCTGtcaattttatttataattttctgACCTTGATCAGTAACAGCCTCGGAATTGAAAGCATAAATCGATACATATCTCCCGTACACTTCGTCAAAGAGGTTCAGGAAATCCCAAGTGGAGCTGAACTGAGACGGCGGCGGCGATGGCAAAATAGGAGGTCAGAACGACGCCGCACAAACTCAAATCGTTGTAGCGGCAAATAGAGCCGTTGAGGAGGACGCTGCACCGCTTCGACAACGCGTCGAGTAGATAGATCTGGCATACACAGAGGCCAAGGCCGGGTTGGGAGGGGCGATCAAATCTAGCACGATGGAGCATATGGGGATCTTGTGAGAAGGGTAAGAAGAAGAGGTGGGCTTCGTCCTCTAGTTCCGGATCtgccatggcagagagagagagagagaaagagagagagagagagagagagagagagagagagagtctggaaGGAGAGAGAGTCTGAAAGGAGAGAGATTTCAGTTTAATTGATAGGGCAAAACCGTCAATaatgttaaattgggtaaatgggagtaaaaaactcttagtggagcaagtgggtaTTTTTAAGGctcaaattgtgtaaatggtcattatccctaaaATCAAATTCCctaatttacagcaatctctaaaattttaatgaagaattatggagattttagagattgctgtaaaatagagaatatgttgtagttggagaagaaaaattgcttaaagttttgacttttgcttctctataatacaaaaattataaagaACTTGTTGGAGTTGTTCTTATGAGATTATGGTTTTGATGGAGTTATGCAAATGGCTGGCAATGAAGACACCGGTAACAAAGTTAGGCTATGGTTTTTGTTTTAGCATGCAGCTTGAAGCCGTGGATGAGAAGTCTTTAGGGAAGAGGAACATGGGAAGAGTTAACGGTGTCATGGACTAGAGGTATGAATGATAGGTCAGGTTGAAAACATCAAATACTATTGCATGTGTTACAGTTTCAAAATGTGAAGTACCAATATTAATTGTGGGCCTTATCGTTGAGAATGTGAAAACAAAACATAACTCTCACATTGAGAAAATACAACATCGCTTATGACTTTATAAAGATTTGGATGAATTCTATTCATTGTCAATTGATTTTGAATGTGCAGTTCAGATTATTAGTTATGTGggctaatgttttttttttcattaattaaaGGGAAAGGATAGATCCAATTAAAAAGTTAGAACTTAATATGATTTCCATTAACAACAATTAATCCATCTCATACCTTCAATTAGAAGAGTTGTTTTGATTGCATGCTTTTTTCGgtaaaaggaaaaataatgttttttttttttactacatTGCATTGATCATCATGAAACTAGCTAGTTTTCATACTAGACATGGAGGGTAAATTAAGAGTAATGTTAGGTGAACTAAAAGGGCGTCATTTGTTCTACTCAAATGATACTTTTAGAAAAGTGTATCCAAAAGGGGTGGCTACTAAGgatttttctagtagtgccaCCTTTTGGGGTATCACTTGTATTCCACCTCATGAAAGTCCAACATATAACAGAATTTCATTAatggtgcgtttggatgagaaaattatgaaatccataggaatttaatttataaatgatggaatctttaactccatcaatctgaAATtctattaattgcaatttctgttGTTTGGTTGTAACCATTTAGGATTtcaaatgtgtaataaattaagaaagtttaaaacaaataaataaataaaatagaaaaaaaccttgttttggaaataaaaattgaatactgcaagggaattcgtaaatgacacctattttggtggaaattgaagtggggAATTTAAATGATGAATTCATTCGTTTTTTTCCGcagaaaaatttaaaatttctaatttgataatgccaaacgaggaAATTAGCttgtaggaattatgaaatcctcactttcaattaaattccatcatattTTCcgtcatccaaacacactctaaatGACGTGTTTGTGACATATCAATTGCCACATTATTCTTAAATTAATAAGCTGAAACTTGTTGGAAAAGTTATTAATAAGCTGAAACTTGTTGGAAAAGTTGTTTGACATTGTAAGGCCCTGTGACATTGGGTGTACCACTCCATATCAGCTCTGCTATTGGGATGTTTGCAATTTCAGTCGTATGGCTACCATCAAACCACAAATAATCTCCAACGTTATTGCATAGTTCATATGGTTTTGTTCCATTATCTCCACCACAATAAGCTGCTCTGAACAGCCCTGTACCACAACATGCATCTGTCGCATTTGTGAACCCTACTCATAGTTACAACCCAACCAAAAATATTAGCAAGAGTCGAATTAAGAGTTTGTTATATTAAATTATAGAGTCGATCGTAGGCAAGCTACGTATACGTACGTACCATATTTGGCAGGGTTACGGAGTCGATCATCAAGTGAATTATAGTAGTCAAATATTGAATATTTGAATCCTAATAGTTGGCTCTCTAACTCTTCAAGGGTAGCCACTAGAGCTGTGTTGTGTAGCCTAGCCAGACTATTGAGTCCTTCAACGCATCCTTCGATACTATTGTGTTCTTGTCTCCTATAAGGTATGCATCCAAGCGGTCCTGCGTTTTGAAATGCAAACTTCCTTCCTCCTAAATCATATATATCCTGCAAGAGAGAAATAAAACATATATAGGTCGAAATAGTTATCCACTAATGAAAGGAAATTTTTTTACATGAATGGGTATTCAATCAATGCTAATACACCAGAGGACCTGTACGAACATCCTAATTAAGAACCATGTTTGACATACCCAAGCAGGAGCTCGAAGGTCAGTAAATAATCTTTCTATCTAATTAAGTTGAATTTTTCTGTTAAGAGTTTAGCAGGGAAAATTTGAATCCAAGCGCGCGCTTTCGCTTCTGCTTCTCTATAAATAAACTCCTGATTTCAAACAAAGATGATGATATTAAAAATAATGAATCTACATACTTGGAGTATGATGCTCAAGTTGCCAACCACAACTGCTACGGCTTCGAGTTGAAGGGACTCGGTGGCATTTGGAAAGTCGTTGTAGAAGTCAAAATAATCATCCCCTCCGATGCCAATCAGATAAACAGCTTCCCTGAGCACGCGTTTGGCTTTTAGATCACCCAGTTTCTGTTGCAGCGACTTTCTGACATCTTTGAAGAAGCTCAACTGTGCTGGAAGACTTATCTGAGTGagcaaaaagtaaagaaaacttACATTaactaataaaataaataaaaataaaaactagtaacattgcatgttgatattcATTCTGGAGAGATAACACACAACTTACTGATCTTCCTGGATTAGTTTGGACAAGAACCCCGGCTCCAGCCGAAGCAAAGTTGCATCCGTCGGTAAAATCATGTGGACCTGGTTGCAGGTAAGGTGGAAGCATGGGCAGCTTTGCGTACTTAGCTGCCACAATTGAAGGGAATTCTTACAAAAACACATATATTAATTATTCATGCATGAAAAAATTGGGACATTGCCTACGGGTTTATAAGAGCAAATGCGCCCATGTTTTGATGTCAATTGTCAATTTACCAACCTATCATCCAAATAAGCAATTATAGTTAAATGAGTCAAAGTGCAGTTTTAGCCCTTAATTATGGgaactgaaattaaaaagcttgCCAAATAAACGATTTTAAAGAGATGGATCAAAGGATTGAAAGAACAGTATTTTACCGATGAAATCGGGCACTATGCGTCCGTCGGAGAATCTTCCGGTGGGATAGTGGAAGAAGGTTTCTCCATATGGCGGGGCTATTGCTGCGTCTAGTTCTGTGGTAACATTAGGAAGGTATCCATTGTTGCCAGCCTCAAATAGCGAGTCTCCAAACACAAACAATGCCACCTTAAATTGATCATCATGTTCTGTACTACTATTACTACCACCAGTATACTGACTATGATGACCATAAAGAAAGAAGCTAACTGGGTTGAATAGACTTGCCAACGCATAAACAATGTAGCCAAGACTTGCCATATTCTTCTACGACCAATGGAACTCATACGCTTCTATATATaaatagacacacacacacacatataaaatatgcatgtgtatatatatctatTTCATGTCAGAATCTGTGTCGTCAAGTAAGTGAAGTAACATAATAGTGATAGGCtaaattcaacaattatatatatccGAACTTCAACGCCACCTACTTCGACTTTCAAGCGTGTTTCTGATCTGCCAGCTAGCTTCCCTCGTTCCAGTTTTCCTCGAGGCAAGGCAAGATCATTTACCGTTTGTTTCATGAATTAATCTCAGTTACATTTAAGGCTCCTCATAAATTTTAGATCTCAGCAGGGGGAAGCGTTTAAACGTTAACAAACATGACATACTATTGATAAAGAGAAAGTAGACACCGTATAAATATTTGTTGGAGATATGCAAGTCGAATACAATACATGAAAAAACCTCCTAATCAAAATTATGTGGAAACTTTCAAAATGCCTTGCTAGATTGAGAAATTCTTCAATTCCACTACAATTAGTTTTCTCCTAACACCACTATACTACTTGGATAACCTTGATATACCATTACTATGACGTACAATACCATCACTACTCTAATTACGATAGACGCAAAAAACTAGATTGTTACACTAAACTAAACTTTCATACCGCTATAACCTATGGTATATGGGGGTTGTTTATGGTACTAGGGTatttatcatacactcattttataTCTAattgtgttgagaatatatacatcccatataggaaaaatgagacattgcttatgagtttataaggatttgggtcaCTTCATCCTTTACCAATTGGTtttagatgtgaaccccagattactttatcatggtatcagaacCAGGTTATCCCACGTGTGCATACATCACTGCCACACCaactccacgtcacccaaaattGTCCACgtatcactactagaaaaacaggTACTTCCACTCAGATGGATTCTGTGTGAATACATTGAAATACATACGGAAATCTGTGTGTTTGAGTAGTTTCACACAATACAGTCACGGATTTAGAATTTATACGTGTTGCGAGCGTTGCTAAATCATTTTCACACGAAAAGCTCGTCTGTGTGAGCTATATTAGGTGGGTCATGTATGAATCCCAATTATATTAACTTCCAAatttacaaacatttgaatttttgtaatttccagattatgcaaatatttagatatttatttttaggtcctccatttattttcatgttgttttaggTCCTTCATTGAAGTTTTACAAATTTGGAGATCTTTCCTTCATCATTCTTCATTGAGATCTTGCAAATCTAGGAATTTTCCTTCATTGTTCTTCATTGAAATTTTGGAAATCTAGGAATTTTTCCTTCAGGGTTCTTCATTGAGATTTtgcaaatttgggaatttttccTTCATCATTCTTCATTAAAAGTTTGCAAATCTGGGATCTTATTGCAGTAAATCATACACAAGTAATGGTGCAAATAAGATCCAGTTTCAGCTACTCGATCTCTGACGCAATATAGATCGGTAAGTTTGAATCCAAATAAACAACAAACCAAAAGTGATTATATATACCTTTGTGAATCTCTATTTGTTTGCCGCGGTCAATGGTGTCGATCTGTATGCTGTGAGAAAGAATCACAAGTGACTCAATCTTGCGTCGATCTTCAGTAGATTTTAAACGAGCTACCCGCAAGAACCCTCTGTATAGACCAAGTACTTGCCTCTGCATTCCAGAAAGCCTTGGCCCACTGGACGCTTCCATTTCACCGTCTTCTTATGTTCCGCACCAAATTCAATTATGAAGAGAGATTCGAAAAGTACACAAATTAGTACCTTTCTTAGACCTAAACCCAATAATACaaaattaagagagaatttGTAAACAGTATTAGATTTTGCAAAATGGGATAAACATAGCAATAATATCATCTTTTGAATCCTACATTCCCACAGAGGACATTTCTCATACACATGGTGGGCATTACAGAAAATATGGATGTTAGCGATTCCGACTCCAGA is a window from the Rosa chinensis cultivar Old Blush chromosome 2, RchiOBHm-V2, whole genome shotgun sequence genome containing:
- the LOC112189810 gene encoding GDSL esterase/lipase 1 isoform X2, with product MASLGYIVYALASLFNPVSFFLYGHHSQYTGGSNSSTEHDDQFKVALFVFGDSLFEAGNNGYLPNVTTELDAAIAPPYGETFFHYPTGRFSDGRIVPDFIAKYAKLPMLPPYLQPGPHDFTDGCNFASAGAGVLVQTNPGRSISLPAQLSFFKDVRKSLQQKLGDLKAKRVLREAVYLIGIGGDDYFDFYNDFPNATESLQLEAVAVVVGNLSIILQDIYDLGGRKFAFQNAGPLGCIPYRRQEHNSIEGCVEGLNSLARLHNTALVATLEELESQLLGFKYSIFDYYNSLDDRLRNPAKYGFTNATDACCGTGLFRAAYCGGDNGTKPYELCNNVGDYLWFDGSHTTEIANIPIAELIWSGTPNVTGPYNVKQLFQQVSAY
- the LOC112189810 gene encoding GDSL esterase/lipase 1 isoform X1, whose translation is MASLGYIVYALASLFNPVSFFLYGHHSQYTGGSNSSTEHDDQFKVALFVFGDSLFEAGNNGYLPNVTTELDAAIAPPYGETFFHYPTGRFSDGRIVPDFIAKYAKLPMLPPYLQPGPHDFTDGCNFASAGAGVLVQTNPGRSISLPAQLSFFKDVRKSLQQKLGDLKAKRVLREAVYLIGIGGDDYFDFYNDFPNATESLQLEAVAVVVGNLSIILQDIYDLGGRKFAFQNAGPLGCIPYRRQEHNSIEGCVEGLNSLARLHNTALVATLEELESQLLGFKYSIFDYYNSLDDRLRNPAKYGFTNATDACCGTGLFRAAYCGGDNGTKPYELCNNVGDYLWFDGSHTTEIANIPIAELIWSGTPNVTGPYNVKQLFQQVSAY